One genomic segment of Trichococcus shcherbakoviae includes these proteins:
- the rho gene encoding transcription termination factor Rho — MEDMLTLHELESKTLKEIYTYARELKIPYYSQMNKKELSLAVIRAQEEKQGFFMTEGILDIVAQEGFGFLRPINYSPSQEDIYISTSQIRRFDLRNGDKVAGKARPPKASERYYGLMQVSTVNGKRPDQAKERSHFPGLTPIYPNHQMKLENTRTNVTARMVDLFSPIGFGQRGMIVAPPKAGKTTLLKEIANGITTNHPDVELIMLLIDERPEEVTDIERSVKGDVVSSTFDQQPANHVRVAELVLERAMRLVEDKRDVVILMDSLTRLARAYNLVIPPSGRTLSGGIDPAAFYRPKRFFGAARNIEDGGSLTIIATALVDTGSRMDEVIYEEFKGTGNMELVLSRELAERRIFPAIDIKKSGTRREDLLLDAKTMENIYKVRRGMRGDALEYTESFLKQMNTTENNEALLTRIALMK, encoded by the coding sequence TTGGAAGATATGCTTACCTTGCATGAGTTGGAAAGTAAGACGCTGAAAGAAATATACACCTATGCCAGAGAATTGAAGATTCCCTATTACAGCCAAATGAACAAAAAAGAGCTGTCCTTGGCGGTCATCCGTGCCCAAGAGGAAAAACAAGGGTTCTTCATGACAGAGGGCATTTTAGATATCGTTGCTCAGGAAGGCTTCGGTTTTTTAAGGCCGATCAACTATTCGCCGAGCCAAGAAGACATTTATATATCGACATCGCAAATCAGACGCTTCGATCTGCGCAATGGAGACAAAGTAGCCGGAAAAGCCCGACCTCCGAAAGCATCCGAACGTTATTACGGCCTGATGCAAGTCAGCACAGTGAACGGAAAACGGCCTGATCAAGCCAAAGAACGCTCGCATTTCCCTGGGTTGACGCCCATATATCCGAACCATCAGATGAAATTGGAAAATACCCGGACAAACGTAACCGCTCGGATGGTCGATTTGTTCTCGCCCATCGGCTTCGGTCAACGTGGGATGATCGTTGCGCCTCCGAAAGCAGGGAAAACGACCCTGCTGAAAGAAATCGCGAACGGCATCACCACTAATCATCCCGATGTCGAACTGATCATGCTGCTCATCGATGAGCGTCCGGAAGAAGTGACGGATATCGAACGCAGTGTGAAGGGGGATGTCGTCTCCTCGACTTTCGACCAACAACCGGCAAACCATGTCCGGGTGGCGGAACTCGTCCTGGAAAGAGCCATGCGCCTTGTCGAAGACAAGCGTGATGTGGTCATCCTGATGGACAGCCTGACGCGTTTGGCCCGTGCCTATAACTTGGTCATACCGCCAAGCGGCCGTACTTTAAGCGGCGGTATCGATCCGGCAGCCTTTTATCGTCCGAAACGTTTCTTTGGTGCAGCCCGGAATATCGAGGACGGCGGCAGTCTGACGATCATCGCAACTGCGCTTGTCGACACCGGCAGCCGGATGGATGAAGTCATCTACGAAGAATTCAAGGGAACAGGGAACATGGAGCTTGTGCTTTCCCGTGAATTGGCGGAACGACGCATCTTCCCGGCCATCGACATCAAAAAATCGGGCACCCGCAGAGAAGACCTCCTGCTGGATGCAAAAACGATGGAGAATATCTACAAAGTCCGCCGCGGCATGCGCGGAGATGCTTTGGAATACACTGAGAGCTTCCTGAAACAAATGAACACGACCGAAAATAATGAAGCTTTGCTGACCCGGATTGCGTTGATGAAATAG
- a CDS encoding UDP-N-acetylglucosamine 1-carboxyvinyltransferase — translation MKKLVIEGNKPLNGEITISGAKNSTVALIPAAILADSPVILEGIPNIQDVHSLIDILEDFNVEVSFDEDEGIVTIDPTNMISIPMPTGKIKSLRASYYFMGAILSKFGEGVIGLPGGCFLGPRPIDQHIKGFEALGATVRNEMGAIYLTTPEEGLKGDRIYLDVVSIGATINIILAAVKAKGRTIIENVAKEPEIIDVCILLNNMGAKIRGAGTDIIRIEGVESLHGCRHTVIPDRIEAGTYLAAAAAMGERVLVKNVIVEHIESLIAKMEEMGVDMEIGEDSILVKKSENLKMVHIKTLPYPGFATDLQQPLTPLLLKASGDGTIIDTIYPKRVNHIPELRRMGAKAKVESDMIFMQGPNKLTGAEVTASDLRAGACLVIAGLMAEGTTTISGIENILRGYDHIVEKLTALGADIKMIEDEE, via the coding sequence ATGAAAAAATTAGTTATAGAGGGGAATAAACCGTTGAACGGTGAAATCACCATCAGCGGAGCGAAAAACAGTACGGTTGCGCTGATTCCGGCTGCCATTTTGGCGGACTCCCCAGTCATCTTGGAAGGCATCCCTAACATTCAGGATGTGCACTCCCTTATTGATATCCTTGAGGACTTCAACGTAGAAGTGTCTTTTGATGAGGATGAGGGCATCGTCACGATCGATCCAACCAACATGATTTCCATTCCGATGCCTACCGGAAAAATCAAAAGCTTACGTGCGTCGTATTATTTCATGGGAGCCATCCTTTCGAAATTTGGTGAAGGCGTCATCGGGCTGCCTGGTGGCTGTTTCTTAGGCCCAAGACCGATCGATCAGCACATCAAAGGTTTCGAGGCGTTGGGTGCGACAGTGCGCAATGAAATGGGTGCCATCTACCTGACTACACCAGAAGAAGGGCTGAAAGGCGACCGCATTTATCTTGACGTGGTTTCGATCGGAGCGACCATCAACATCATCTTGGCGGCGGTCAAAGCTAAAGGACGGACAATCATTGAAAATGTGGCTAAAGAGCCGGAAATCATTGATGTCTGTATCTTGTTGAATAACATGGGAGCGAAAATCCGCGGAGCCGGTACGGATATCATCCGAATCGAAGGCGTGGAAAGCTTGCATGGCTGCAGACACACCGTGATACCTGATCGCATCGAAGCAGGGACATACTTGGCCGCTGCCGCTGCAATGGGCGAGCGTGTGTTGGTGAAAAATGTGATCGTCGAGCATATCGAAAGCCTTATCGCAAAAATGGAAGAAATGGGCGTAGATATGGAAATCGGCGAGGACAGCATCCTGGTCAAAAAATCCGAAAACCTGAAGATGGTTCATATCAAGACGTTGCCTTATCCTGGTTTTGCGACGGACCTTCAGCAACCACTGACTCCGCTCTTGTTGAAAGCGAGTGGTGACGGCACTATCATCGATACAATCTATCCGAAGCGCGTCAACCATATCCCGGAACTCCGCAGGATGGGTGCGAAGGCCAAGGTGGAAAGTGACATGATCTTCATGCAAGGCCCCAACAAATTGACCGGTGCGGAAGTTACTGCCAGCGATCTGCGTGCTGGAGCCTGTCTTGTCATCGCCGGATTGATGGCGGAAGGCACAACCACAATTTCCGGTATCGAGAATATCCTGCGCGGGTATGATCATATCGTCGAAAAACTGACTGCTTTGGGTGCGGACATCAAAATGATCGAAGACGAAGAATAA
- the fba gene encoding class II fructose-1,6-bisphosphate aldolase, translating to MSRLVSMTDMLNKALEGKYAVGQFNINNLEWTQAVLQAAQEEKSPVILGVSEGAAKYMGGHLVVAAMTNALLETMDITVPVALHLDHGTSFESCKSAIDAGYSSVMIDKSHYPIDENIAQTKLVVEYAKSKGASVEAEVGTVGGTEDGITGGIQYANPAECLRMTTEAGIDALAAALGSVHGPYSGEPVLGFDEMKEISELTHKPLVLHGGSGIPEHQVKKAIEFGHSKINVNTECQQVFTAAVREKLATDANVYDPRKVIGPGKEAIVAVVKERMQVFGSSNKA from the coding sequence ATGAGTCGTTTAGTAAGTATGACAGATATGTTAAACAAAGCGTTAGAAGGAAAGTATGCCGTAGGACAATTCAATATCAACAACCTTGAATGGACGCAAGCTGTATTGCAAGCTGCACAAGAAGAAAAATCTCCAGTTATTTTGGGTGTTTCTGAAGGCGCAGCAAAATACATGGGCGGACATTTAGTTGTTGCAGCTATGACTAATGCTTTACTAGAAACTATGGACATCACTGTTCCTGTAGCATTGCATCTTGACCACGGTACAAGCTTTGAAAGCTGCAAATCCGCTATCGATGCTGGTTACTCGTCTGTAATGATCGACAAATCACATTACCCTATCGATGAAAACATTGCTCAAACTAAATTAGTAGTTGAATATGCTAAATCTAAAGGCGCTTCTGTTGAAGCTGAAGTTGGAACTGTCGGCGGAACTGAAGACGGAATCACTGGCGGAATTCAATACGCTAACCCAGCTGAATGCTTACGCATGACAACTGAGGCAGGTATCGATGCATTGGCTGCTGCTTTAGGTTCTGTACACGGACCTTACTCTGGCGAACCTGTACTTGGTTTCGACGAAATGAAAGAAATTTCTGAATTGACTCACAAACCATTAGTATTACACGGTGGTTCAGGAATTCCAGAACACCAAGTCAAAAAAGCTATCGAGTTCGGACATTCAAAAATCAACGTGAACACTGAATGCCAACAAGTCTTTACAGCTGCTGTAAGAGAAAAATTAGCTACAGACGCTAACGTTTACGATCCTCGTAAAGTTATCGGACCTGGTAAAGAAGCAATCGTTGCTGTCGTTAAAGAAAGAATGCAAGTTTTCGGTTCAAGCAACAAAGCTTAA
- a CDS encoding CTP synthase: MTKYIFVTGGVVSSIGKGIVAASLGRLLKNRGLKITIQKFDPYINVDPGTMSPYQHGEVFVTDDGTETDLDLGHYERFIDINLNQYSNVTTGKVYSEVIRKERKGDYLGATVQVIPHITNEIKEKIMRAGETTDSDIVITEVGGTVGDIESLPFLEALRQMRMEVGAENVLYIHTTLIPYLRAAGELKTKPTQHSVKELRSLGIQPNILVVRTEMPLPQHIKNKLASFCDVKPEAVIESRDVETLYEIPLMLQEQNMDQIVCDYLGLSDLPPADMTDWKALVEKVQSLEKTTKIALVGKYVELQDAYLSVAEALKHAGYAHNTEIDIQWINAEEVTTANAQEHLATADGILVPGGFGDRGIEGKIAAIQYARENNVPFFGICLGMQLACVEFARNVVGLEDADSAETNPNCKNNIIDLMPDQENIDEMGGTLRLGLYPCELKEGTLAKKLYNNADMVQERHRHRYEFNNAYREILAEKGMVFSGVSPDQRLVEIVELKNHPFYIAAQFHPEFISRPNRPQPIFDGFIAASLENAGK; encoded by the coding sequence ATGACTAAGTATATTTTTGTAACAGGCGGGGTAGTATCTTCAATCGGTAAAGGTATCGTTGCGGCGTCTTTGGGACGTTTGCTTAAAAACCGTGGATTGAAGATCACGATCCAAAAATTCGACCCTTACATCAATGTGGATCCAGGAACGATGAGTCCTTACCAACACGGGGAAGTGTTCGTCACTGATGACGGCACCGAAACCGATTTGGACTTAGGCCACTATGAACGTTTCATAGACATCAATCTGAATCAATATTCAAATGTGACTACCGGGAAGGTTTATTCCGAAGTCATCCGTAAAGAACGCAAAGGGGACTATCTAGGGGCTACTGTCCAAGTTATCCCGCATATCACGAATGAAATCAAAGAAAAAATTATGCGTGCCGGTGAAACGACTGATTCGGATATTGTCATCACCGAAGTGGGCGGAACCGTTGGGGATATCGAATCCTTGCCATTCCTGGAAGCCTTGCGTCAAATGCGTATGGAAGTCGGCGCTGAAAATGTGCTGTACATCCACACGACCTTGATCCCTTATTTGCGCGCTGCCGGCGAATTGAAGACAAAGCCGACACAACACAGCGTTAAAGAATTGCGCAGCCTGGGTATCCAACCGAACATCTTGGTTGTGCGTACAGAAATGCCGTTGCCACAACATATCAAAAACAAATTGGCATCCTTCTGTGATGTGAAACCTGAAGCGGTCATCGAATCCCGTGATGTGGAGACGTTGTACGAAATTCCTTTGATGCTTCAGGAGCAAAATATGGATCAGATCGTCTGCGATTATCTTGGTCTATCCGATCTGCCTCCAGCCGATATGACGGATTGGAAAGCCTTGGTCGAAAAAGTCCAAAGTCTTGAAAAGACTACCAAAATCGCTTTAGTCGGAAAATATGTGGAACTGCAGGATGCTTACTTGTCTGTGGCTGAAGCATTGAAGCATGCCGGTTATGCGCACAATACGGAAATCGACATCCAATGGATCAATGCGGAAGAAGTTACTACTGCGAACGCGCAAGAGCACTTGGCTACTGCGGATGGAATCCTTGTTCCAGGTGGATTCGGAGACCGAGGCATCGAAGGCAAAATCGCTGCCATCCAATACGCACGCGAAAACAATGTGCCGTTCTTCGGTATCTGTCTGGGTATGCAATTGGCCTGTGTCGAGTTTGCCCGTAACGTTGTCGGTTTGGAAGACGCGGATTCAGCTGAAACCAATCCGAATTGCAAAAACAACATCATCGATCTGATGCCTGACCAAGAAAATATCGATGAGATGGGCGGCACATTGCGTTTAGGCCTGTATCCTTGCGAGTTGAAGGAAGGTACGTTGGCTAAGAAACTTTATAACAATGCTGATATGGTTCAAGAACGTCATCGCCATCGTTATGAATTCAATAACGCTTATCGTGAAATCCTGGCTGAAAAAGGCATGGTCTTCTCAGGCGTATCCCCGGATCAACGCTTGGTGGAAATTGTGGAATTGAAAAACCATCCGTTCTATATTGCTGCCCAGTTCCATCCTGAGTTCATCTCACGCCCGAACAGACCGCAGCCGATCTTTGACGGCTTTATCGCTGCTTCTTTGGAAAACGCAGGCAAATAA
- the rpoE gene encoding DNA-directed RNA polymerase subunit delta, with the protein MKLKQLDGTSKNELSMIEVAHAIFEENGDVLDFNQLLVQIQDYLEMSEEELESKMTRFYTDLNIDGSFISLGENRWGLRSWYPIDSIDEEILSSIDEDEVKVRRKKRKKLNAFATSEDDDDVIDYNDDDPEDIDVADEDEEIDVDEDEVDDVDAVDITDDDDDITSGIEEDLTLIIEEEDLEDEEEFEDEEEFVAEEKGEEE; encoded by the coding sequence TTGAAATTGAAGCAATTAGATGGTACAAGCAAAAACGAATTGTCAATGATAGAAGTTGCACACGCAATTTTCGAAGAAAACGGTGACGTACTGGACTTTAACCAATTATTGGTTCAGATACAGGACTATCTTGAAATGTCGGAAGAAGAATTGGAAAGTAAGATGACACGTTTCTACACTGACTTGAACATTGATGGCAGCTTTATTTCTTTAGGAGAAAATCGTTGGGGATTGCGTTCATGGTATCCAATTGATTCAATCGATGAAGAGATTCTTTCCAGTATCGATGAGGATGAAGTGAAAGTCCGCCGCAAGAAACGCAAGAAGCTGAATGCATTCGCTACATCAGAAGATGATGATGATGTGATCGATTATAATGATGACGATCCGGAAGATATCGACGTTGCTGATGAAGACGAAGAAATCGATGTGGATGAGGATGAAGTCGATGATGTCGACGCTGTGGATATCACGGATGACGATGATGACATCACGAGTGGCATCGAAGAAGACTTGACCTTGATCATCGAAGAGGAAGATCTTGAAGATGAAGAAGAGTTCGAAGATGAAGAAGAGTTCGTTGCGGAAGAAAAGGGCGAAGAAGAGTAA
- a CDS encoding DUF1934 domain-containing protein, whose product MSLKEGMPIEFQLETLVKQEGEQESFLYEGMGQIVEMGNWLYLRYIEADTAVPVTFKLSREGKMTIIRRMEQTSRMTFDAEGKGMAMLPTPAGLMEIETITHEMLLEFKEKPFAGKVTLHYELQMNEQKLGDYRIELQFTT is encoded by the coding sequence TTGTCTTTAAAAGAAGGAATGCCCATCGAGTTCCAATTGGAAACGCTGGTGAAGCAAGAAGGGGAGCAGGAAAGCTTCCTATATGAAGGAATGGGTCAAATCGTGGAAATGGGCAACTGGCTCTATCTGCGCTATATCGAAGCCGACACAGCTGTACCGGTCACTTTCAAATTGTCCCGTGAAGGGAAAATGACGATTATCCGCAGAATGGAACAGACGAGCCGCATGACCTTCGATGCAGAAGGAAAAGGCATGGCTATGCTTCCGACGCCGGCCGGACTGATGGAAATCGAAACGATCACCCATGAGATGTTGCTGGAATTCAAGGAAAAGCCGTTTGCCGGAAAAGTTACCTTGCATTACGAACTCCAAATGAACGAACAAAAATTGGGAGATTATCGAATTGAATTGCAATTTACCACCTGA
- a CDS encoding lipoate--protein ligase family protein, giving the protein MTNYLKNNIYHIYDTSNTAFGADPLAHFAMGDALIRLVGNAEAPAALHFWPMEKLVILGMMDTRLPHLEDGLRYLRSVPTDIVVRNAGGLAVVADEGILNFSLVLPETENAKLTIHDGYVLMKELVEQAFSDSEQVIEAFEISDSYCPGDFDLSINGKKFAGIAQRRFKNGVAIMIYMSVNGNQQERGEMIRRFYDESLQGEETRWHFPTVDPGSMENLAELLDKPLTVADVKERILSVFNRNGNTLLPGEYTERLISEYETAYAKMKKRNEQVNKEQQS; this is encoded by the coding sequence ATGACAAACTATTTAAAAAACAACATTTATCATATCTACGATACTTCAAATACAGCATTCGGCGCCGACCCTCTCGCACACTTCGCGATGGGCGATGCTTTGATCCGCTTGGTAGGGAACGCTGAAGCTCCGGCTGCCTTGCATTTTTGGCCGATGGAAAAGCTGGTCATCCTGGGTATGATGGACACGCGCCTGCCCCATCTGGAGGACGGCTTGCGGTATTTACGGAGCGTTCCGACCGATATCGTCGTCCGCAATGCCGGCGGACTGGCCGTCGTAGCCGATGAGGGGATCCTGAATTTCTCTCTGGTGCTTCCCGAAACCGAAAATGCCAAACTCACCATCCATGACGGTTATGTCCTCATGAAGGAGCTGGTTGAGCAGGCTTTTTCAGATTCCGAACAGGTGATCGAAGCTTTCGAAATCAGCGACTCCTATTGTCCGGGCGACTTCGACCTGAGCATCAACGGCAAAAAATTCGCCGGCATCGCGCAGCGCCGTTTCAAAAACGGCGTGGCCATCATGATCTACATGAGCGTAAACGGCAATCAGCAGGAGCGCGGGGAAATGATCCGCCGCTTCTACGATGAGAGCCTGCAAGGCGAAGAGACCCGCTGGCATTTCCCGACCGTCGATCCCGGATCCATGGAAAACTTGGCGGAATTGCTGGACAAACCGTTGACGGTAGCCGATGTGAAAGAACGGATCTTGTCCGTCTTCAACCGCAACGGCAACACACTCCTGCCAGGGGAATACACGGAGCGTCTGATATCAGAGTATGAAACGGCTTATGCGAAAATGAAAAAACGCAATGAACAAGTCAATAAGGAACAGCAGTCCTAA
- a CDS encoding HD domain-containing protein, with protein MSTHYTAELLPKEKVFRDPVHDYIHIQYRIIMDLINTPEFQRLRRIKQLGTSSYTFHGAEHSRFNHSLGVYEIARRICDKFVRNYPSKEPGDGLWDDRERLVTLCAALLHDIGHGPFSHTFEKIFDTDHEAITIEIITSPDTEINRILQQIGPDFPNQVAAVIAKTYDNPQVVQLISSQIDADRMDYLLRDAYYSGVTYGNFDLTRILRVIRPYENGIAFDISGMHAVEDYIVSRYQMYMQIYFHPVSRGMEVVLSHLLKRAKDVYLDEQAEFRHTATFLTPFFKQTWTLKDYLRLDDGVLTTYFNHWLDEKDPILNDLAHRFVNRHPFKSVRYTKGRDDATLERMSALVERMGFNRNYYTAVNNSYDLPYDLYRPHQATTRTQIELVQKNGSFLELSQASSIVSALTGKVRGDERFYFPREITHGDEEAGINLFESLSQEFSAFFENDEILPTQQTGGTL; from the coding sequence TTGAGTACACACTATACCGCGGAATTATTGCCGAAAGAAAAAGTATTTCGTGACCCTGTCCATGACTACATCCATATCCAATACCGGATCATCATGGACCTGATCAATACACCTGAATTCCAGCGTTTGCGCCGGATCAAGCAATTAGGGACCTCTTCCTATACTTTCCATGGCGCTGAACACTCCCGCTTCAATCATTCTTTGGGAGTCTACGAAATCGCCCGCCGCATCTGCGATAAATTTGTCCGGAATTACCCCAGCAAAGAGCCTGGGGACGGCCTTTGGGATGATAGGGAGCGGCTCGTGACGCTTTGCGCCGCTTTACTGCATGACATCGGCCATGGACCGTTCTCGCATACCTTCGAAAAAATATTCGATACGGACCATGAAGCCATCACAATCGAGATCATTACCTCCCCTGATACCGAAATCAATCGGATCCTGCAGCAGATCGGTCCTGATTTTCCGAATCAAGTGGCCGCCGTCATCGCCAAAACCTACGATAATCCGCAAGTGGTGCAGCTGATTTCCAGCCAGATCGATGCGGACCGGATGGATTACCTGCTGCGCGACGCCTATTATTCCGGCGTCACTTACGGCAATTTTGACCTGACGAGGATCCTGCGAGTCATCCGGCCTTACGAGAACGGTATCGCCTTTGACATTTCCGGCATGCATGCGGTGGAGGATTATATCGTCAGCCGCTATCAGATGTATATGCAGATCTATTTCCATCCGGTTTCCCGCGGCATGGAGGTCGTTCTCAGCCATCTGCTGAAGCGCGCGAAGGATGTCTATTTGGATGAACAAGCCGAATTCCGCCATACCGCCACATTCCTGACGCCGTTCTTCAAGCAGACATGGACGCTGAAAGATTACTTGCGTTTGGATGACGGGGTCCTGACTACCTACTTCAACCATTGGCTTGATGAAAAGGATCCGATTCTGAACGATCTGGCCCATCGCTTCGTCAACCGCCACCCTTTCAAATCGGTCCGCTACACAAAAGGACGCGATGATGCTACACTGGAACGCATGAGTGCACTCGTTGAGCGCATGGGCTTCAACAGAAATTACTACACCGCAGTAAACAACAGTTATGACCTGCCGTATGATCTTTACCGGCCGCATCAGGCCACGACCCGGACCCAGATTGAGCTTGTCCAGAAAAATGGCAGTTTCCTGGAGCTTTCGCAAGCAAGTTCGATTGTTTCAGCTTTGACGGGCAAGGTCCGCGGGGATGAGCGTTTCTACTTCCCGCGTGAAATTACCCATGGCGACGAGGAAGCGGGCATCAATCTGTTCGAGTCCCTTTCGCAGGAATTTTCAGCTTTTTTCGAGAATGACGAAATTTTACCAACCCAACAAACAGGAGGCACACTATGA
- the yidA gene encoding sugar-phosphatase — MSIKLIAIDIDGTLVDKEFKITPEVKAAITEAREQGVKIVLCTGRPFPGVKRYIKELDLDQDEDYVITYNGSLVLSTATNEVLVSHTLDYSDFVRINELADKFNVHTHGIDNEAIYTANKDISIFTTRESFITTMPIRYRSLAELPEDKLFTKIMFIDQPELLDILIPAIPAQFHEDYVIVRSEPHFLEVLNKDAGKASALAELAALLNIDAENIMAIGDNENDLSMIEYAGVGVAMGNAVDKVKEAADFITKSNAESGVAHAIRTYLNK, encoded by the coding sequence ATGAGCATCAAATTAATCGCCATCGACATCGACGGCACCTTGGTGGACAAGGAATTCAAAATCACCCCGGAAGTCAAGGCAGCCATCACGGAAGCGCGTGAACAAGGCGTCAAAATCGTGCTCTGCACCGGCAGACCGTTCCCTGGCGTCAAACGCTACATCAAAGAATTGGATTTGGATCAGGATGAAGATTACGTCATCACCTACAACGGCTCTTTGGTTCTGTCTACCGCAACAAATGAAGTGCTTGTTTCGCACACGTTGGATTACAGCGACTTCGTCAGAATCAACGAATTGGCCGATAAGTTCAACGTGCATACGCACGGGATCGACAATGAAGCCATCTATACCGCAAACAAAGACATCAGCATCTTCACGACACGCGAGTCTTTCATTACGACGATGCCGATCCGCTATCGCTCGTTGGCTGAATTGCCGGAAGATAAACTGTTCACGAAAATCATGTTCATCGACCAGCCAGAGTTGTTGGATATCTTGATTCCAGCGATTCCAGCGCAGTTCCATGAAGACTATGTGATTGTCCGCAGCGAACCGCATTTCCTGGAAGTGCTGAACAAAGACGCTGGTAAAGCCAGCGCTTTGGCCGAATTGGCTGCATTATTGAATATCGACGCGGAAAACATCATGGCCATCGGCGACAACGAGAACGACCTGAGCATGATCGAATACGCAGGCGTCGGCGTAGCGATGGGCAATGCCGTCGACAAAGTGAAGGAAGCCGCGGATTTCATCACCAAATCAAACGCTGAAAGCGGCGTAGCCCACGCAATCAGAACTTACTTGAATAAATAA
- a CDS encoding helix-turn-helix transcriptional regulator codes for MDNHSAGFGKTLLRIRKNKHYSQQYMAENKIHQSTYSKMERDLIEPTLGNYRHLLSRLDMSDEELQYIMNDYNHSEKEQLLTAFMNLSFNDVALLEELREKARNYLKAHADYIIADIIHLTDALIIMAKTGDVVGARKEVRPVWERLEKLDGWYLVELRMINAMLFLFPIDEAILISGTALAQIQKYAGHPSASKIAVSLRYNLCLLLLKNGRYTETITRINELIPAAKEAGSYRHLCVCYLRKGFALAKTGNLEGQLLIDQAFRLIEAADDQAFKANLENEYNLLEEAASS; via the coding sequence ATGGATAATCATTCTGCGGGGTTCGGAAAAACCCTCTTAAGGATAAGGAAAAACAAACATTATTCCCAACAGTACATGGCGGAAAATAAGATCCACCAGTCGACCTATTCCAAGATGGAAAGGGATCTGATCGAGCCGACGCTGGGAAACTATCGGCATCTTTTGAGCAGGCTGGACATGTCCGATGAAGAACTCCAGTACATCATGAATGATTACAATCATTCCGAAAAGGAACAGCTGCTGACGGCTTTCATGAATCTCTCTTTCAACGATGTCGCATTGTTGGAGGAGCTTCGCGAAAAAGCCCGGAACTATCTGAAAGCACATGCCGATTATATCATCGCTGACATCATCCATCTGACGGATGCGCTGATCATTATGGCAAAAACCGGAGACGTTGTGGGCGCCCGTAAAGAAGTACGGCCTGTATGGGAAAGGCTCGAGAAGCTTGATGGCTGGTATCTGGTCGAATTAAGGATGATCAATGCGATGCTGTTTCTGTTCCCTATCGACGAAGCCATCCTGATTTCCGGGACCGCATTGGCGCAGATACAAAAATACGCCGGTCATCCCTCCGCAAGCAAAATCGCCGTCTCCTTACGCTACAACCTGTGCTTGTTGCTGTTGAAGAACGGGCGTTACACAGAGACGATCACCCGCATCAATGAACTGATCCCAGCTGCAAAGGAAGCAGGCTCCTACCGGCATCTATGTGTCTGCTACCTCAGGAAAGGCTTCGCCTTAGCGAAGACAGGCAATCTCGAAGGCCAGCTGCTGATCGACCAGGCCTTCCGCTTGATCGAAGCAGCGGACGACCAGGCCTTCAAAGCCAATCTCGAAAATGAATACAACCTTCTGGAAGAGGCGGCCTCTAGTTGA
- a CDS encoding 2-hydroxymuconate tautomerase: MPYVHIELLEGRTDEQKQALMRDVVDAVVKNANVSKESVHVILNEISKQHLTKNGEFIGEKA; encoded by the coding sequence ATGCCATATGTTCACATCGAATTGCTGGAAGGCAGAACCGACGAGCAGAAACAAGCGTTGATGCGCGATGTCGTGGATGCTGTCGTAAAAAACGCCAATGTATCGAAGGAAAGCGTGCACGTAATCCTGAATGAGATTTCGAAACAACATTTGACCAAAAATGGAGAATTCATAGGCGAAAAAGCTTAA